CACAGCATCAGACCCCACAGACAGCAGAGCGGGTGGTCTGGCGCACAGCATCAGACCCCACAGACAGCAGAGCGGGTGGTCTGGCACACAGCATCGGACCCCACAGACAGCAGAGCGGGTGGTCTGGCGCACAGCATCGGACCCCAGTGACAGTAGAGCGGGTGGTCGGGCGCACAGCATCAGACACAGGAGACCGCAGAGTGGGTGGTCGGGCGCACAGCATCAGACCCCACAGACAGCAGAGCGGGTGGTCTGGCGCACAGCATCAGACACAGGAGACCGCAGAGTGGGTGGTCGGGCGCACAGCATCAGACACAGGAGACCGCAGAGTGGGTGGTCGGGCGCACAGCATCGGACACCAGAGACAGAAATGTGCACAAAATGATACATTTATTTactgaaagttttttttgttttttgggttTTGTATAAAAGGATTATTCTCGATATCGTATGTACACAGTACTGTGTTTTACTCCACAAACTTCTCCCGGGAAACAACCCAGAAAATTCCAATAAAAATAAACTGCACACAAGCACAACAAAAAGAGAAAACCAGCTAATAAGTGAGAAGCCGGAGAAGTGAAGCACGAGGTCCCGTCTCCCTGAGGAGATCTGCAGCCACCACATACATGTCCTGGGGATGGGCGGGTATAACCTATGGCCCCACGGCTTTCTCATCCATCACACCCCATCTGCACCATGGAAGGACTCCGGCTACGGGCCCCTGGGTTCCTATGACCGTGTAGAGATCCTGAAGGAAGGGCCCCCCACAGACGTGGCACAAGGGGCCCTACGCCATCCGAGCAACAACATTGGCCAGCTCCACACTACAGATGACCCCGCCCCCAGGTTGTAGCTGATTGGCCGACTCCTCACACCTGACCCACCAGCTGCAGTTCTAGTACGGACCTGAGTTCTATGTATTCAGAAATCAACCAGATAAAGGACAACAGAACTAAACTGGGCCCCAGCAGAGTGATGTGTATAGCAACCCTACAGCTGTGGCTCCAGCCCAGGAACCAACACAAGAGCCACCCCATAGTGCCTGCAgggggagcaatgacctctgggCCCCTAACTCCCTATCCTCGATGGATGTTGGCTCCATATACCGTCCGCAGATCTCTGGCATCGGCGCCCGCAGAGCCCTGGGGCTGGGGGGATGGTGAAGCCTCCTTGGCctggaacgtgggaataaggccgAGGAGTCAGCACTCCCCTAAATGACAACTCAGGCTGCAGCTTTCATGAATCACATGGTGTATGCGTTGGGGGCCCCAGCAGAGGAGGGTTCATGGAGTGGGGGTCCACTGCCTGATAGCAGGGGTGACCTGCACCAAGCCTGTGGGAAGGAGCTGACTGAGGCCCCCAGCTGGTGGTGCCCAGAATTACAGTACAATCAGAAAGGCTAGAAATACTGACGGGTGCTAGAACACAACTCCTGTGGTGCCACAACCTCAGAACTAAGGGTTAACCCTTCCTGGCTCCACCTTCTTGGCACATAGCTTTATGCAGCTTCTGGCcagcaaagggttaaagggagcctgtcactctGGGAGAGCAGGCGAACCCCCCAGGATAGAGACCCCCATATTccctccagtgatttcctataagCATcgaactcatctctgctcatctgCATAATCAGCTttaggagggggtaagtatgagcgggtaagtatgaggggctcgaTGGGTTTGGCCGGCtctcccagggtgacaggttcccttttagtgATCACTGATCACATTTTTTTGTCTTCTGTTGTAAAAGCAGATAAAAATgatccatctcccccccccccccctcccccaaccggCACGTCCCAGGACCCCACTATGTGGCCGCACACACCCCACCCCCTGGGACCCACGCTGCCCCCTCCCGCCATAAATACTGAGGATTCTCACTTACAAAAATAAAAGGCTTTCTCTGCTTTCCTTTAATaaaactatcccccccccccccctgccgtatAACAGTACAGAGCGATCCGGTGCTCCCCTCACATTCAGTGCAAATCTCATCCAAAGGGCCACACCAAGATCCGGGGGCCCCAGGAGCCAGGAAAAGAGCGTCTCTTTGGGTGGGACGAAGAAAGCCACACTGTAACCCCGCCTCCTGCGCACAAGCAAAAGACGTCCGCGggggaaaaaaagtgaaaaggcaTCAATAATAAATAAGTGGCACAGTCCGTTGTGCGGCGGCCGTCGTCAGTCGTTCTTGCTGTTGTGTGACGTCTCTAGATTAACCACTTGTAGCTCGGTCAAGTTACTGCTGCTGCCGGATTGCTGCCCGATCACCGCCATCTGCAGGACAGAACACAAACTACAGGTGAGAGGCAGCACCGAGCTGCGGGGCCTCTAGGGGGCGGCACAAGTACCAACCTGGTGGAGCTGAACCGCTGACACCGGGATCTGAACAGTGCCGGACGGCGCCGTGAGGAAAACCTGCTGCACTCCACCTGCGGAGGGAAGAGACGGGAGTCATGGAAATCCTTCATCGCGGCTGCACTGCAGAGCCAGGGAGCGAACACTCAGCCTTACCCTGATCCTGAGAGTGCGACACCTGCATCGGGGGCCCCGAGGAGAAGGCATTGAGCACGGCCAGGCTCCCGTCTGCCAAACCCTGAGTGGGAGCGTACATGACGGCATGGGGGCTGGGGTACATCATGTGACCACTCACTGTGgtgggcacagaggaggtcatgATGGCAGCCGGGAGGGTGACTGcagggagagatggaggagatcAGAGGGTGAAACTCAggaacacactcacacacacacacacacacacacacacagcgcgctcacacacacacacagcgcgctcacacacacacacagcgcgctcacacacacacacacagcgcgctcacacacacacacacagcgcgctcacacacacacacagcgcgctcacacacacacacagcgcgctcacacacacacacacacagcgcgctcacacacacacacacacagcgcgctcacacacacacacacacagcgcgctcacacacacacacacagcgcgctcacacacacacacacacagcgcgctcacacacacacacacagcgcgctcacacacacacacacagcgcgctcacacacacacacacagcgcgctcacacacacacacacagcgcgctcacacacacacacacagcgcgctcacacacacacacacagcgcgctcacacacacacacacagcgcgctcacacacacacacacagcgcgctcacacacacacacagcgcgctcacacacacacacagcgcgctcacacacacacacagcgcgctcacacacacacagctcgctcacacacacacagcgcgctcacacacacacagcgcgctcacacacacacagcgcgctcacacacacacagcgcgctcacacacacacagcgcgctcacacacacacagcgcgctcacacacacacagcgcgctcacacacacacagcgcgctcacacacacacagcgcgctcacacacacacagcgcgctcacacacacacagcgcgctcacacacacacagcgcgctcacacacacacacagcgcgcgctcacacacacacagcgcgctcacacacacacagcgcgctccacacacacacagcgcgctcacacacacacagcgcgctcacaacacacacagcgcgctcacacacacacagcgcgctcacacacacacagcgcgctcacacacacaacagcgcgctcacacacacacagcgcgctcacacacacacagcgcgctcacacacacacagcgcgctcacacacacacagcgcgctcacacacacacagcgcgctcacacacacacacagcgcgctcacacacacacagcgcgctCACACAAACACagcgcgctcacacacacacagcgcgctcacacacacacagcgcgctcacacacacacagcgcgctCACCTGTTCCGCTGGATGACGTCTGCACCAGGTCAGAGCTGCTATCACTGGACGGGGATGCCTGGGCAGCTGGATGCACCTGGATGGCCTGCACCGGAACCTGCTGAGcgactgtgccccctgctggagaagAGACGGTGTCATCTGACCGTGagagtagggggaggggggggttgtaaTCTGGTGGTACAGGCCACTTACCAGACATGAGTGTGAAGCCGGTGGGGAGCTGCATGATACCCCCCGAGCTCATGGACCCACCCTCGGTCTTTAGGATGGTGCCATTGGCGCTTGTAACGGGGGCCAGGTAGTTGGTGATGGGGAAGGTGTGCCCGCTGGTGACCTGCATGGAGGTGGAGGTGGTGGGCGCTGTCTGAATGCTGGAAGTGCCAGGAAGGTTGGACACGGTGAACGCCGGCTTCAGAGAGTCCTGGGGGGAAACAAGACGGCATAAGATTCCACCAgaagtatgtgccccccccctcaggGGAGAGGAATTCtgggatatgtatggtgtgtaTTCCCGCCCCCCGTCCGTCTCTGTGTGTATTCCCTCTCGGCTGTCTCGCTGTGTACTCCCGCCCCCCTCCCTGCCGGCTGTCTCGCTGTGTACTCCCGCCCCCCTCCCTGCCGGCTGTCTCGCTGTGTACTCCCGCCCCCCTCACTCCCGGCTGTCTCGCTGTGTACTCCCGCCCCCCTCACTCCCGGCTGTCTCGCTGTGTACTCCCGCCCCCCTCACTCCCGGCTGTCTCGCTGTGTACTCCCGCCCCCCTCCCGGCTGTCTCGCTGTGTACTCCCGCCCCCCTCCCTGCCGGCtgtctctgtgtattccctcccgGCTGTCTCGCTGTGTACtcccgccccccctccctcccggcTGTCTCGCTGTGTACTCCCGCCCCCCTCCCTGCCGGCTGTCTCGCTGTGTACTCCCACCCCCCTCCCTGCCGGCTGTCCTCGCTGTGTACTCCCGCCCCCCTCCCTGCCGGCTGTCTCGCTGTGTACTCCCGCCCCCCTCACTCCCGGCTGTCTCGCTGTGTACTCCCGCCCCCCTCCCGGCTGTCTCGCTGTGTACTCCCGCCCCCCTCCCTGCCGGCtgtctctgtgtattccctcccgGCTGTCTCGCTGTGTACTCCCGCCCCCCTCCCTGCCGGCTGTCTCGCTGTGTACTCCCCGCCCCCCTCACTCCCGGCTGTCTCGCTGTGTACTCCCGCCCCCCTCCCGGCTGTCTCGCTGTGTACTCCCGCCCCCCTCCCTGCCGGCtgtctctgtgtattccctcccgGCTGTCTCGCTGTGTACTCCcgcccccctccctgctggctgTCTCGCTGTGTGCtcccgcccccctccctccctgccggCTGTCTCGCTGTGTACTCCCGCCCCCCTCCCTGCCGGCTGTCTCGCTGTGTACTCCCGCCCCCCTCCCGGCTGTCTCGCTGTGTACtcccgcccccctccctcccggcTGTCTCGCTGTGTGCTCCCGCCCCCCTCCCTGCCGGCTGTCTCGCTGTGTACtcccgcccccctccctcccggcTGTCTCGCTGTGTACTCCCGCCCCCCTCCCTGCCGGCTGTCTCGCTGTGTACTCCCGCCCCCCTCCCTGCCGCCTGTCTCGCTGTGTACtcccgcccccctccctccctgccggCTGTCTCGCTGTGTACtcccgcccccctccctcccggcTGTCTCGCTGTGTGCTCCCGCCCCCCTCCCTGCCGGCTGTCTCGCTGTGTACtcccgcccccctccctcccggcTGTCTCGCTGTGTACTCCCTCCCTCCCGGCTGTCTCGCTGTGTACTCCCTCCCTCCCGGCTGTCTCGCTGTGTACtcccgcccccctccctcccggcTGTCTCGCTGTGTACTCCCGCCCCCCTCCCTGCCGGCTGTCTCGCTGTGTGCTCCCGCCCCCCTCCCTGCCGGCTGTCTCGCTGTGTACtcccgcccccctccctcccggcTGTCTCGCTGTGTACTCCCTCCCTCCCGGCTGTCTCGCTGTGTACTCCCTCCCTCCCGGCTGTCTCGCTGTGTACTCCCGCCCCCCTCCCTGCCGGCTGTCTCGCTGTGTGCTCCCGCCCCCCTCCCTGCCGGCTGTCTCGCTGCGTGCtcccgcccccctccctcccggcTGTCTCGCTGTGTGCtcccgcccccctccctcccggcTGTCTCGCTGTGTACTCCCGCCCCCCTCCCTGCCGGCTGTCTCGCTGTGTACTCCCGCCCCCCTCCCTGCCGGCTGTCTCGCTGTGTACTCCCGCCCCCCTCCCTGCCGGCTGTCTCGCTGTGTACTCCCGCCCCCCTCCCTGCCGGCTGTCTCGCTGTGTACtcccgcccccctccctcccatacAGAGACAGCTGCGGCTTATAAGGAATGCGGGGGTCCTGCCAGCAGCCGCTCTGGAGGGGAGACCTCTCCTTATAAGGACACAGGAGGGAGCGCTGATTTATcaatgagaagagagagagagagagagcgagagagagcgcaGCTGTGGCTGACAGGAGGCGACGGCCGAGAGCaacaactgacccccccccccgccagtcaCATGGGGGGAGAGCGGACTACAGCACCACACACCTGTTCACCCCCACTGGTCACATGCGAGACCACGGCACAGGACAGCTACTGCTCTATGCTATCAGCCATCACCACACACTGCATCCTACTACAGGACAGCTActgctctctgctatcagccatcaCCACACACTGCATCCTACTACAGGACAACTAgtgctctctgctatcagccattaCAAGACAGCTActgctctctgctatcagccatcaCTACACACTGCATCCTACTACAGGACAGCTAGtgagggtatggaggtgtacggctgtgtataggacagtagtggggtgtggggggatggaggtgtacggctgtgtatagggcagtagtggggtgtgagggtatggaggtgtacggctgtgtataaggcagtagtggggtgtggggggatggaggtgtacggctgtgtataaggcagtagtggggtgtgagggtatggaggtgtacggctgtgtataggacagtagtggggtgtggggggatggaggtgtacggctgtgtatagggcagtagtggggtgtgagggtatggaggtgtacggctgtgtatagagcagtagtggggtgtgaggggatggaggtgtacggctgtgtataggacagtagtggggtgtgagggtatggaggtgtacggctgtgtataaggcagtagtggggtgtggggggatggaggtgtacggctgtgtataaggcagtagtggggtgtggggggatggaggtgtacggctgtgtataaggcagtagtggggtgtgagggtatggaggtgtacggctgtgtataaggcagtagtggggtgtcagggtatggaggtgtacggctgtgtataaggcagtagtggggtgtgagggtatggaggtgtacggctgtgtataggacagtagtggggtgtgaggggatggaggtgtacggctgtgtatagggcagtagtggggtgtgagggtatggaggtgtacggctgtgtataaggcagtagtggggtgtgagggtatggaggtgtacggctgtgtataaggcagtagttgggtgtgagggtatggaggtgtacggctgtgtatagggcagtagtggggtgtgagggtatggaggtgtacggctgtgtataggGCAGTAGTTGGGTGTcagggtatggaggtgtacggctgtgtataggacagtagtggggtgtgagggtatggaggtgtacggctgtgtataaggcagtagtggggtgtgagggtatggaggtgtacggctgtgtatatgACAGTAGTGGGGTGTcagggtatggaggtgtacggctgtgtataaggcagtagtggggtgtggggggatggaggtgtacggctgtgtataaggcagtagtggggtgtgagggtatggaggtgtacggctgtgtatagggcagtagtggggtgtggggggatggaggtgtacggctgtgtataaggcagtagtggggtgtgaggggatgGAGGTGTACGGTTGTGTAtaaggcagtagtggggtgtgagggtatggaggtgtacggctgtgtataaggcagtagtggggtgtgagggtatggaggtgtacggctgtgtatagggcagtagtggggtgtgagggtatggaggtgtacAGCTGTGTATAGGacagtagtggggtgtgagggtatggaggtgtacggctgtgtataggacagtagtggggtgtgagggtatggaggtgtacggctgtgtataaggcagtagtggggtgtgaggatatggaggtgtacggctgtgtataggACAGTAGTGGGGTGTcagggtatggaggtgtacggctgtgtataggacagtagtggggtgtgaggggatggaggtgtacggctgtgtataaggcagtagtggggtgtgagggtatggaggtgtacggctgtgtataaggcagtagtTGGGTGTcagggtatggaggtgtacggctgtgtataaggcagtagtggggtgtgagggtatggaggtgtacggctgtgtataaggcagtagtggggtgtggggggatggaggtgtacggctgtgtataggacagtagtggggtgtgagggtatggaggtgtacggctgtgtatagggcagtagtggggtgtgagggtatggaggtgtacggctgtgtataaggcagtagtggggtgtgagggtatggaggtgtacggctgtgtatagggcagtagtggggtgtggggggatggaggtgtacggctgtgtataaggcagtagtggggtgtgagggtatggaggtgtacggctgtgtataaggcagtagtggggtgtcagggtatggaggtgtacggctgtgtataggacagtagtggggtgtggggggatggaggtgtacggctgtgtataaggcagtagtggggtgtgagggtatggaggtgtacggctgtgtataggacagtagtggggtgtggggggatggaggtgtacggctgtgtataaggcagtagtggggtgtgagggtatggaggtgtacggctgtgtataaggcagtagtTGGGTGTcagggtatggaggtgtacggctgtgtataaggcagtagtggggtgtcagggtatggaggtgtacggctgtgtataggacagtagtggggtgtggggggatggaggtgtacggctgtgtataaggcagtagtggggtgtgagggtatggaggtgtacggctgtgtatagggcagtagtggggtgtgagggtatggaggtgtacggctgtgtataaggcagtagtggggtgtcagggtatggaggtgtacggctgtgtataaggcagtagtggggtgtcagggtatggaggtgtacggctgtgtataaggcagtagtggggtgtgaggatatggaggtgtacggctgtgtataaggcagtagtggggtgtgagggtatggaggtgtacggctgtgtataaggcagtagtggggtgtggggggatggaggtgtacggctgtgtataaggcagtagtggggtgtgagggtatggaggtgtacggctgtgtataaggcagtagtggggtgtgagggtatggaggtgtacggctgtgtataaggcagtagtggggtgtgagggtatggaggtgtacggctgtgtataaggcagtagtggggtgtggggggatggaggtgtacggctgtgtataaggcagtagtggggtgtgagggtatggaggtgtacggctgtgtataaggcagtagtggggtgtgagggtatggaggtgtacggctgtgtataaggcagtagttgggtgtgagggtatggaggtgtacggctgtgtatagggcagtagtggggtgtggggggatggaggtgtacggctgtgtataaggcagtagtggggtgtgagggtatggaggtgtacggctgtgtataagggcagtagtggggtgtcagggtatggaggtgtacggctgtgtataggacagtagtggggtgtggggggatggaggtgtacggctgtgtataaggcagtagtgggggtgtgagggtatggaggtgtacggctgtgtataggacagtagtggggtgtggggggatggaggtgtacggctgtgtataaggcagtagtggggtgtgagggtatggaggtgtacggctgtgtataaggcagtagtggggtgtcagggtatggaggtgtacggctgtgtataaggcagtagtggggtgtcagggtatggaggtgtacggctgtgtataaggcagtagtggggtgtgaggatatggaggtgtacggctgtgtataaggcagtagtggggtgtgagggtatggaggtgtacggctgtgtataaggcagtagtTGGGTGTcagggtatggaggtgtacggctgtgtatagggcagtagtggggtgtgagggtatggaggtgtacggctgtgtatagggcagtagtggggtgtgagggtatggaggtgtacggctgtgtataaggcagtagtggggtgtgagggtatggaggtgtacggctgtgtataaggcagtagtggggtgtcagggtatggaggtgtacggctgtgtataaggcagtagtggggtgtgagggtatggaggtgtacggctgtgtataggacagtagtggggtgtgagggtatggaggtgtacggctgtgtataaggcagtagtggggtgtgagggtatggaggtgtacggctgtgtataaggcagtagtggggtgtgagggtatggaggtgtacggctgtgtataaggcagtagtggggtgtgagggtatggaggtgtacggctgtgtatagggcagtagtggggtgtgggggtatggaggtgtacggctgtgtataaggcagtagtggggtgtgagggtatggaggtgtacggctgtgtatagaGGACAGTAGTTGGGTGTcagggtatggaggtgtacggctgtgtatagaGGACAGTAGTTGGGTGTcagggtatggaggtgtacggctgtgtataggACAGTAGTTGGGTGTcagggtatggaggtgtacggctgtgtatagaGGACAGTAGTTGGGTGTcagggtatggaggtgtacggctgtgtataggacagtagtggggtgtggggggatggaggtgtacggctgtgtataaggcagtagtggggtgtgaggggatggaggtgtacggctgggtataaggcagtagtggggtgtgagggtatggaggtgtacggctgtgtataggacagtagtggggtgtgagggtatggaggtgtacagctgtgtataaggcagtagtggggtgtgggggtatggaggtgtacggctgtgtatagggcagtagtggggtgtgagggtatggaggtgtacggctgtgtataaggcagtagtggggtgtgagggtatggaggtgtacggctgtgtataaggcagtagtggggtgtcagggtatggaggtgtacggctgtgtataaggcagtagtggggtgtggggggatggaggtgtacggctgtgtataaggcagtagtggggtgtgagggtatggaggtgtacggctgtgtataaggcagtagtggggtgtgagggtatggaggtgtacggctgtgtataaggcagtagtggggtgtgaggggatggaggtgtacggctgtgtataaggcagtagtggggtgtgagggtatggaggtgtacggctgtgtatagggcagtagtggggtgtgagggtatggaggtgtacggctgtgtataggccagtagtggggtgtgagggtatggaggtgtacggctgtgtataggacagtagtggggtgtggggggatggaggtgtacggctgtgtataaggcagtagtggggtgtgagggtatggaggtgtacggctgtgtataaggcagtagtggggtgtgagggtatggaggtgtacggctgtgtataaggcagtagtggggtgtCAGGGTATGggggtgtacggctgtgtataaggcagtagtggggtgtggggggatggaggtgtacggctgtgtataaggcagtagtggggtgtgaggggatggaggtgtacggctgtgtatagggcagtagtggggtgtgagggtatggaggtgtacggctgtgtatagggcagtagtggggtgtgagggtatggaggtgtacggctgtgtataaggcagtagtggggtgtgagggtatggaggtgtacggctgtgtatagggcagtagtggggtgtgagggtatggaggtgtacggctgtgtatagggcagtagtggggtgtgagggtatggaggtgtacggctgtgtataaggcagtagtggggtgtcagggtatggaggtgtacggctgtgtataggacagtagtggggtgtgagggtatggaggtgtacggctgtgtataggacagtagtggggtgtgagggtatggaggtgtacagctgtgtataaggcagtagtggggtgtggggggatggaggtgtacggctgtgtatagggcagtagtggggtgtgagggtatggaggtgtacggctgtgtataggacagtagtggggtgtgagggtatggaggtgtacggctgtgtatagggcagtagtggggtgtgagggcatggaggtgtacggctgtgtataaggcagtagtggggtgt
This sequence is a window from Dendropsophus ebraccatus isolate aDenEbr1 chromosome 15, aDenEbr1.pat, whole genome shotgun sequence. Protein-coding genes within it:
- the SRF gene encoding serum response factor isoform X1 — encoded protein: MLPSQAGASSGNGSSVGRSSGMALPRRTGNGGSPGRGRPQGGPRYEVTPGGGVVYSGSEATSDSGEDDEAPAVSRGVKRGLTELELGVPEPGGPGAVSAGYPGASGGVSGAKPGKKTRGRVKIKMEFIDNKLRRYTTFSKRKTGIMKKAYELSTLTGTQVLLLVASETGHVYTFATRKLQPMITSETGKALIQTCLNSPDSPPRSDPSTDQRMSATGFEETDLTYQVSESDSSGETKDSLKPAFTVSNLPGTSSIQTAPTTSTSMQVTSGHTFPITNYLAPVTSANGTILKTEGGSMSSGGIMQLPTGFTLMSGKWPVPPDYNPPLPLLSRSDDTVSSPAGGTVAQQVPVQAIQVHPAAQASPSSDSSSDLVQTSSSGTVTLPAAIMTSSVPTTVSGHMMYPSPHAVMYAPTQGLADGSLAVLNAFSSGPPMQVSHSQDQGGVQQVFLTAPSGTVQIPVSAVQLHQMAVIGQQSGSSSNLTELQVVNLETSHNSKND